A genome region from Populus alba chromosome 3, ASM523922v2, whole genome shotgun sequence includes the following:
- the LOC118028439 gene encoding phosphoglycerate mutase-like protein AT74H isoform X1, giving the protein MAIHSLTTPPASSLLFPPRKLIKSSFIQCCKTQDESIELSTNGKASFPEKSLQKQPSSNLPPRPRRIILVRHGQSQGNVDESVYTRIADPKIALTEKGKAQAEECGKRIREMIEKDEADDWKVYFYVSPYKRTRETLQNLARAFERSRIAGMREEPRLREQDFGNFQDRERMRAEKAIRMLYGRFFFRFPNGESAADVYDRITGFRETLRADIDIGRFQPPGEQSPNMNLVIVSHGLTLRVFLMRWYKWTVEQYEKLHNFGNGGMVVMERGFGGRYSLLMHHTEEELKEIGLTDEMLMDQEWQKFARPGELNYDFHMLNSFFTHFKHEDCQ; this is encoded by the exons ATGGCCATACATTCCCTCACAACCCCCCCAGCTTCATCACTGCTATTTCCGCCGCGAAAACTGATTAAATCAAGTTTCATCCAATGCTGTAAAACCCAGGATGAGAGCATTGAACTTTCTACAAATGGGAAGGCCAGTTTTCCCGAAAAGAGTCTTCAAAAACAACCGTCAAGTAATCTTCCTCCCAGGCCTCGCCGGATAATACTGGTTCGGCATGGACAAAGCCAAGGAAATGTCGATGAGAGTGTCTATACAAGGATCGCTGATCCGAAGATCGCCCTCACTGAGAAAGGAAAGGCTCAGGCTGAAGAATGTGGTAAGAGAATCAGGGAGATGATAGAGAAAGATGAGGCTGATGATTGGAAGGTTTACTTCTACGTGTCACCATATAAAAGGACTCGTGAAACATTACAGAATTTGGCCAGAGCATTTGAGCGCTCAAGAATTGCCGGTATGAGAGAAGAGCCTCGTCTGCGCGAGCAAGATTTCG GCAATTTTCAGGATAGAGAGAGGATGAGAGCTGAAAAGGCTATTCGAATGCTCTATGGTCGATTCTTTTTCCGATTTCCCAATGGAGAATCGGCAGCTGATGTTTATGATAGAATCACAG GATTCAGAGAAACACTCAGAGCAGACATTGATATAGGACGCTTTCAGCCTCCCGGCGAGCAAAGTCCGAACATGAACTTAGTGATAGTTTCTCATGGTCTCACACTTCGTGTGTTTCTAATGAGGTGGTATAAATGGACTGTGGAGCAATATGAGAAACTCCATAACTTTGGGAATGGAGGAATGGTCGTCATGGAGAGAGGCTTTGGTGGAAG GTACAGCTTATTGATGCATCACACTGAAGAAGAGCTAAAGGAGATTGGACTGACAGATGAAATGCTTATGGATCAAGAATG GCAAAAGTTTGCAAGACCAGGTGAATTGAACTATGATTTTCATATGTTGAATTCTTTCTTCACCCATTTTAAACATGAAGACTGCCAATGA
- the LOC118028439 gene encoding phosphoglycerate mutase-like protein AT74H isoform X2, which yields MAIHSLTTPPASSLLFPPRKLIKSSFIQCCKTQDESIELSTNGKASFPEKSLQKQPSSNLPPRPRRIILVRHGQSQGNVDESVYTRIADPKIALTEKGKAQAEECGKRIREMIEKDEADDWKVYFYVSPYKRTRETLQNLARAFERSRIAGMREEPRLREQDFGNFQDRERMRAEKAIRMLYGRFFFRFPNGESAADVYDRITGFRETLRADIDIGRFQPPGEQSPNMNLVIVSHGLTLRVFLMRWYKWTVEQYEKLHNFGNGGMVVMERGFGGRYSLLMHHTEEELKEIGLTDEMLMDQEW from the exons ATGGCCATACATTCCCTCACAACCCCCCCAGCTTCATCACTGCTATTTCCGCCGCGAAAACTGATTAAATCAAGTTTCATCCAATGCTGTAAAACCCAGGATGAGAGCATTGAACTTTCTACAAATGGGAAGGCCAGTTTTCCCGAAAAGAGTCTTCAAAAACAACCGTCAAGTAATCTTCCTCCCAGGCCTCGCCGGATAATACTGGTTCGGCATGGACAAAGCCAAGGAAATGTCGATGAGAGTGTCTATACAAGGATCGCTGATCCGAAGATCGCCCTCACTGAGAAAGGAAAGGCTCAGGCTGAAGAATGTGGTAAGAGAATCAGGGAGATGATAGAGAAAGATGAGGCTGATGATTGGAAGGTTTACTTCTACGTGTCACCATATAAAAGGACTCGTGAAACATTACAGAATTTGGCCAGAGCATTTGAGCGCTCAAGAATTGCCGGTATGAGAGAAGAGCCTCGTCTGCGCGAGCAAGATTTCG GCAATTTTCAGGATAGAGAGAGGATGAGAGCTGAAAAGGCTATTCGAATGCTCTATGGTCGATTCTTTTTCCGATTTCCCAATGGAGAATCGGCAGCTGATGTTTATGATAGAATCACAG GATTCAGAGAAACACTCAGAGCAGACATTGATATAGGACGCTTTCAGCCTCCCGGCGAGCAAAGTCCGAACATGAACTTAGTGATAGTTTCTCATGGTCTCACACTTCGTGTGTTTCTAATGAGGTGGTATAAATGGACTGTGGAGCAATATGAGAAACTCCATAACTTTGGGAATGGAGGAATGGTCGTCATGGAGAGAGGCTTTGGTGGAAG GTACAGCTTATTGATGCATCACACTGAAGAAGAGCTAAAGGAGATTGGACTGACAGATGAAATGCTTATGGATCAAGAATGGTAA